The Humulus lupulus chromosome 3, drHumLupu1.1, whole genome shotgun sequence genome window below encodes:
- the LOC133821698 gene encoding uncharacterized protein LOC133821698 → MTKLMMIVFVSVKMVKDCGLMIMGLEMEADPFGGSSDEGEQRPNSQSVEQENKSVRGRTWMSRNTKKRSEGHLTPVEYNEYGQLVGGSRSNVSSQLGSVVRATVSININSWKDVSVVDKNKIWDTMKKTYDLDPKQKQQMLKDAGKYF, encoded by the exons atgacgaagttgatgatgattgtatttgtttccgtgaaaatggtgaaggattgtgggttgatgataatgggtcttgag atggaggctgatccttttggtggtagttctgatgagggagAGCAACGCCCTAATTCTCAGTCAGTGGAGCAAGAAAATAAATctgtgagaggacgtacatggatgtctagaaacaccaaaaaaaggagtgaaggacatcttactcctgttgaatacaatgagtatggtcaactagtgggtggatctagaagtaatgtttcatcacagcttggatcagttgttcgagcaactgtgtccatcaacattaacagttggaaagatgttagtgtggtggataaaaataaaatatgggacacaatgaag aaaacttatgatttggaccccaaacaaaagcaacagatgttgaaggatgcgggaaagtacttctga